One genomic segment of Centropristis striata isolate RG_2023a ecotype Rhode Island chromosome 13, C.striata_1.0, whole genome shotgun sequence includes these proteins:
- the LOC131983562 gene encoding uncharacterized protein LOC131983562, with product MIRKIWGIGFVIVPFLFNITQGCLQENTSCNDIKTEGGFQFPHGCPEKSEVVVSNYQNITIAIRKVGTQTFQISDKVFKANDQSIVTRDCQYLKVGCTVYEGDHIKQEICRAFTVKLKNPDPSIPWGIIIGVVLCGGVVLLIVIVIWLRRQPSAATLPKFLRYLWSCSCLKTENAEREETQETGCPQENGVPQVIAGNGVIRMGEISASHPHGSDQNDINPDDTPESVKVDSIDPNADGKTPQPFSLDHNLTNGAIQTTKNGDISAPDANRASYDRTMNRSQRDDPGGINNNKGEDAVRTRERPNGWALGNRGPEDGVDEEKALLSDQGATIQDSDMTGEAAALVNKRGSDPGQDGRCSTSHLREVTARHEELLKNI from the exons ATGATTCGTAAAATCTGGGGAATTGGATTCGTGATTGTGCCATTCTTGTTCAACATAACACAAG GATGCCTTCAGGAAAACACTTCCTGTAATGACATAAAGACAGAAGGGGGTTTCCAGTTTCCACATGGCTGTCCCGAGAAAAGTGAGGTTGTCGTGTCAAATTATCAG AATATTACCATTGCTATTCGTAAAGTTGGCACCCAGACTTTTCAGATTTCAGATAAAGTATTTAAAGCAAACGACCAATCGATAGTTACAAGAGACTGTCAATACCTGAAAGTTGGATGCACAGTTTATGAG GGAGATCACATTAAGCAAGAGATCTGCCGGGCTTTTACAGTTAAGCTGAAGAATCCTGATCCATCAATCCCATGGGGCATCATCA TCGGTGTGGTGCTGTGTGGTGGTGTGGTGCTGCTCATTGTGATTGTCATCTGGTTAAG gAGGCAGCCCAGTGCAGCTACACTTCCTAAGTTTTTAAGATACCTATGGAGTTGCTCTTGTCTCAAAACGGAGAATGCAGAAAGGGAAGAGACACAAGAAACTGG ATGCCCTCAAGAAAATGGAGTCCCGCAGGTCATAGCTGGTAACGGTGTTATCAG AATGGGTGAAATATCTGCCTCTCATCCACATGGAAGTGATCAGAATGATATCAACCCAGATGACACACCTGAAAGTGTGAAAGTAGACAG TATTGATCCCAACGCTGATGGTAAGACTCCTCAACCCTTCAGTCTGGACCACAACCTGACCAACGGGGCAATCCAAACGACTAAAAA TGGAGACATAAGTGCCCCAGATGCTAACAGAGCCTCTTATGATCGAACCATGAATAG GAGCCAGAGGGATGATCCTGGAGGAATTAATAACAACAAAGGAGAAGATGCTGTCAG GACCAGGGAGAGGCCCAATGGATGGGCTCTTGGGAATCGTGGTCCTGAAGATGGTGTTGATGAAGAGAAAGCACTGCTGTCAGATCAGGG AGCTACAATCCAAGATTCTGACATGACAGgtgaagctgcagctctggTGAACAAGCGCGGCTCTGACCCCGGCCAGGACGGCAGGTGCTCCACCA GTCACTTACGAGAAGTCACTGCTCGACATGAAGAactattaaaaaacatataa